Proteins encoded by one window of Lathyrus oleraceus cultivar Zhongwan6 chromosome 1, CAAS_Psat_ZW6_1.0, whole genome shotgun sequence:
- the LOC127105329 gene encoding uncharacterized protein LOC127105329, protein MGIEYKKIHACPNDCILYWKDNEEKEKCPKCMTSRYKKKSDDEGCDVTTKGPPAKVLWYLPIIPRFKRLFGNLNDAKNIRWHAEERKCDGKIRHPADSLQWKKVDTLFPDFGIEPRNLRLGLSTDGMNPYGSLSSNHSSWPVLLIIYNLSPWLCMKRKHVMLSMMISGPKQPGNDIDVYLSPLIDDLRKLWDEGIDVFDSFSNETFKLRAMLFCTINDFPAYGNLSGYKVKGHKACPICEKDTCYHQLEKGKKTVYLGHRRFLNHNHPYRRLKKAFNGYQEYKVAPKALTGEEVYHRVRNISVSFGKKQKKITSNNIWKKSSVFFDLPYWSSLDVRHCIDVMHVEKNVCDSVIGTLLNIQGKTKDGLNSRLDMVKMKIREELAPQPRGNKTYLPPACHTLSKEEKRKFCQCLQGVKVPNGYSSNVKSLVSIQDLKLIGLKSHDCHILMQQLLPVAIRGILPINVRHAITRLCLFFNDICNKVIDPDKLDEMENESIIILCQLEMFFPPLFFDIMVHLIVHLVREIRLCGPVYLRWMYPFERYMKILKGYVKNYYRPEASIVERYITEEAIEFCTDYLSDAKPVGLPKSRHDGRCDGKGTRLKVKHMGEGEVFQAHLYILNNTDEVHPYLSTHQTIVKAKNPRMTEKWVLKEHNRTFSKWFKTKIMNDDNASDTLKFLAYEPSFNVLCWSGYDINKFSFCTKSQDDKSTMQNSGVMITTSSMHFSSSKDKNPVLASTAYFGVIEEIWELNYVKFKVPIFKCKWVNSNNGVQTDELGFTLVDLDKVGYKDEPFIMAAQAVQVFYVKDPSNTRWSVVLQRRNMNYSDENEDSTLDIDHNTSFSTQRPYFNDENEVDDVYAIRYDHQEGILEDNNK, encoded by the coding sequence ATGGGTATAGAATATAAGAAAATACACGCATGCCCTAATGACTGCATATTGTATTGGAAAGATAATGAAGAGAAAGAAAAATGTCCCAAGTGCATGACATCACGCTATAAGAAGAAGAGTGATGATGAAGGTTGTGATGTGACCACAAAGGGTCCTCCAGCAAAGGTGTTATGGTACCTTCCAATTATTCCAAGGTTTAAGCGATTGTTTGGTAATTTAAATGATGCGAAGAATATTAGATGGCATGCAGAAGAAAGGAAGTGTGATGGAAAAATTCGGCATCCAGCCGACTCTTTGCAATGGAAGAAGGTTGATACTTTATTTCCAGACTTTGGCATTGAACCAAGAAACCTTAGGCTTGGACTTTCTACTGATGGAATGAATCCATATGGTAGTTTAAGTAGTAACCATAGTTCATGGCCCGTTCTCTTGATTATCTATAATTTATCTCCTTGGTTGTGCATGAAGAGGAAACATGTTATGTTATCTATGATGATTTCTGGACCAAAACAACCAGGAAATGACATAGATGTTTATCTAAGCCCGTTGATTGATGACTTAAGAAAGTTGTGGGATGAAGGAATTGATGTATTTGATAGTTTTTCAAATGAAACTTTCAAATTGCGGGCTATGTTATTTTGCACCATCAATGACTTTCCAGCTTATGGTAACTTGTCTGGTTATAAAGTTAAGGGGCATAAAGCATGCCCTATATGTGAAAAAGATACATGCTACCATCAATTAGAGAAAGGAAAAAAGACTGTTTACCTTGGACACCGAAGATTTCTTAATCATAATCACCCATATCGAAGATTGAAAAAGGCTTTTAATGGATATCAGGAGTATAAAGTTGCCCCAAAGGCCTTAACTGGAGAAGAAGTCTATCATCGGGTGAGGAACATAAGTGTTAGTTTtggaaaaaaacaaaaaaagatTACAAGTAATAATATATGGAAGAAGAGTTCAGTGTTCTTTGACCTTCCATATTGGTCCAGTCTTGATGTAAGACATTGTATTGATGTAATGCATGTGGAAAAAAATGTGTGTGATAGTGTAATCGGAACACTTCTTAATATTCAAGGTAAGACCAAAGATGGTTTAAATTCTCGTTTAGATATGGTTAAGATGAAAATAAGAGAGGAGTTAGCTCCTCAACCAAGAGGTAACAAAACCTATTTGCCACCGGCGTGCCATACATTGTCAAAAGAAGAGAAAAGAAAATTTTGCCAGTGTCTACAAGGTGTGAAAGTGCCAAATGGATACTCCTCAAATGTCAAAAGTCTCGTGTCAATACAAGATCTCAAACTAATTGGTTTAAAATCTCACGATTGCCACATTTTGATGCAACAACTACTACCTGTGGCTATTCGTGGCATCTTGCCAATAAATGTCCGACATGCCATAACTAGATTGTGCTTATTCTTTAATGATATTTGTAACAAAGTGATTGACCCTGATAAATTGGACGAGATGGAAAACGAGTCAATTATTATCTTGTGTCAGTTGGAGATGTTTTTTCCTCCTTTATTTTTTGACATCATGGTTCACTTGATTGTTCATCTAGTTAGAGAGATTAGATTGTGTGGTCCTGTTTATTTAAGGTGGATGTATCCTTTTGAACGATACATGAAGATATTGAAAGGCTATGTGAAGAATTATTATCGTCCTGAAGCATCTATTGTTGAAAGGTACATCACAGAAGAAGCCATTGAATTTTGTACAGACTATTTGTCAGATGCAAAACCTGTAGGACTACCCAAGTCTCGTCATGATGGAAGATGTGACGGTAAGGGTACACGTCTAAAGGTTAAGCATATGGGCGAAGGGGAAGTTTTTCAAGCACATTTGTATATATTGAATAACACTGACGAGGTTCATCCATACTTGAGTACACATCAAACCATTGTCAAAGCTAAAAACCCTCGTATGACTGAAAAATGGGTGTTGAAAGAGCATAACAGAACATTCTCAAAATGGTTTAAAACCAAGATTATGAATGATGATAATGCTTCTGATACATTAAAGTTTCTAGCATACGAGCCTAGCTTTAATGTTTTATGTTGGAGTGGGTACGATATAAATAAGTTTTCTTTTTGTACAAAATCACAGGATGACAAGAGTACCATGCAAAATAGTGGGGTAATGATAACAACTTCTTCAATGCACTTTTCTAGTTCAAAGGATAAAAACCCTGTCTTGGCATCCACAGCTTACTTTGGCGTTATAGAAGAGATATGGGAGCTCAATTATGTTAAGTTTAAAGTTCCTATTTTTAAATGTAAATGGGTTAATAGTAACAATGGTGTGCAAACTGATGAATTAGGATTTACATTGGTGGACCTTGATAAGGTAGGATATAAGGATGAACCTTTTATCATGGCAGCTCAAGCAGTACAAGTATTTTATGTAAAGGATCCCTCGAACACTAGGTGGTCTGTTGTCCTCCAAAGAAGAAACATGAATTATAGTGATGAAAATGAAGATTCAACTCTAGACATTGATCACAATACTTCTTTTTCAACACAAAGGCCTTATTTTAATGATGAAAATGAAGTTGATGATGTTTATGCCATTCGTTATGATCATCAAGAAGGGATTTTGGAGGATAATAACAAATAA